From the Garra rufa chromosome 17, GarRuf1.0, whole genome shotgun sequence genome, one window contains:
- the znf516 gene encoding zinc finger protein 516 isoform X2, with protein MEVERPDVVEEESFSKGGQGNPDGKKSRGHTCELCGRSFPFLSSLSQHMRKHTGEKPYKCPHCEHRSAQKGSLKAHIRSHKLDGLSQSTGGEEEDVDEEGEKEGGVPEDQGGCSSPTESTSACNKVVSGEDATKTRKKAGKKDRTSGENGKQSVQCSLCRKRLSSQAELEQHIQELHKFFRCELCPYETLQEDQLQAHIEKVHPIEEESITKEVSLSEEADCVLGKGEFPCEQCDQVFTQAWFLKAHMKKHQNSLDHGCRICGRRFREAWFLRSHMKTHNTKVKPKSDSFLPATVNDVAQDESNLVNEVCLYELCAKCGNFFHNRKSLLLHEQVHRRVEQPPNNTLCNDKDISSVTKTGFLECLNLKPAGNGENPAEGTLGKRIPELDPVSSYQAWQLATRGRVVEVSEKSLGWEERLADADVAYDREKGEYVLLRQDKRKKSLDSTASIPTKKRRGAGTQGSNTDPQSNGERNSQVSTGERSPENLSDTEYRPTSRPSRKNSQKTSECLECGKGFRTQQQMVIHMLIRHGGLGETIGGNGLFRKAASSPSKAGESAGLFRDQKRTGFVGDTDKKPYTCEHCDFCTAEPSAIAAHAQTHHSAIRNWGQRSDALTSSLSQSQPQQINNTGFPRLRNALLQQPYWPYTSSTHLERAAQSDAASKTEEEKTKGSEESSTTDKSDANLLNLSMEVDNEKEGVSSMLLKSLVRHQCPYCSYATLYPEVLWIHQRIAHKVDSTTLVPKWAPRNGLKGPKSLLDFKRRTGPPPFLEGKDCPSLPLIRTSRTSAPDCSPGGMKKSKPQTSSVESSSSQSKSWHVATAPGASSHSSKHKTSKSRTDELAGSKHKTDVHQNSSSRPTASPQKIGNPKTGSRVMESSLLPQEGLHFMLSSKHKLSDQRSSKAYAPQTPSRSDSQAQDTPSVAGYDHWNRLGLSGPSSHSQSKRQSTTDGPEPVADILSFLKNCSPHDIAALYHHWGFSNSMAEQAGFARSGSQQGEYVCPVCRKSFNQPSHYRTHMRSHTVMFESNGLVGTGVHPLQKPPNK; from the exons AGCTCCTTGTCCCAGCACATGAGAAAGCACACTGGGGAGAAACCATACAAGTGTCCTCACTGTGAGCACCGCTCAGCCCAGAAGGGTAGCCTGAAGGCCCACATTCGCAGCCACAAACTGGACGGCCTTAGCCAGAGCACTGGTGGTGAGGAGGAAGATGTGGACGAGGAAGGGGAAAAGGAAGGAGGGGTGCCAGAGGATCAAGGTGGTTGCTCCAGTCCGACCGAGAGTACCTCGGCCTGCAACAAGGTTGTGAGCGGTGAGGATGCAACCAAAACAAGGAAGAAAGCAGGGAAGAAGGACAGAACCTCTGGTGAGAATGGCAAGCAGTCAGTGCAGTGCTCTCTGTGCAGGAAGAGACTGTCCAGTCAGGCAGAGCTTGAACAGCATATACAGGAGCTCCACAAGTTCTTCCGATGTGAACTGTGCCCTTACGAAACCTTGCAAGAGGACCAACTGCAGGCTCACATTGAGAAGGTACATCCTATTGAAGAGGAATCTATCACCAAAGAAGTCTCTCTCAGCGAGGAAGCTGACTGTGTACTTGGTAAAGGCGAGTTCCCATGTGAACAGTGTGACCAGGTGTTTACCCAGGCCTGGTTTCTAAAAGCTCACATGAAAAAGCATCAGAACAGTCTGGATCATGGATGCCGGATATGTGGACGCCGCTTCCGTGAGGCCTGGTTCCTACGTAGCCACATGAAGACCCACAACACCAAGGTAAAACCAAAGAGTGACTCTTTCCTTCCAGCTACTGTCAACGATGTGGCGCAGGACGAGTCCAACTTGGTGAACGAGGTGTGTCTGTATGAACTCTGTGCCAAGTGTGGGAACTTCTTTCACAATCGCAAGAGCTTGCTATTGCACGAACAGGTCCACAGAAGAGTTGAGCAGCCTCCTAACAATACCTTGTGCAATGATAAGGACATCTCATCTGTCACCAAGACAGGCTTCTTGGAATGCCTAAACTTGAAACCAGCTGGAAATGGAGAGAACCCCGCTGAGGGAACTCTAGGGAAAAGAATCCCGGAGCTTGATCCAGTAAGTAGCTACCAGGCTTGGCAACTTGCCACCAGAGGCAGAGTGGTGGAGGTATCGGAGAAGAGCCTGGGTTGGGAAGAGAGGTTAGCCGATGCAGATGTAGCGTATGACAGGGAAAAGGGCGAGTATGTCTTGCTCAGGCAGGACAAGCGGAAGAAATCACTCGATTCAACGGCGAGTATCCCAACCAAGAAACGGAGAGGGGCTGGGACCCAAGGCTCCAATACAGATCCCCAGAGCAATGGAGAAAGGAACAGCCAAGTCTCGACAGGTGAGCGAAGCCCAGAGAATCTGAGTGACACTGAGTACCGCCCTACTTCTCGCCCTAGCCGTAAGAATTCCCAGAAAACCTCAGAGTGCTTGGAGTGCGGAAAGGGCTTCCGCACACAGCAACAGATGGTGATCCACATGCTCATCAGACATGGTGGCTTGGGTGAAACCATTGGTGGAAATGGACTGTTCCGTAAGGCAGCGTCCAGCCCATCTAAAGCAGGCGAATCAGCAGGACTCTTCAGGGATCAAAAAAGGACAGGGTTCGTTGGGGACACAG ATAAAAAGCCATACACCTGTGAGCACTGTGACTTTTGCACCGCAGAGCCCTCGGCCATCGCTGCCCATGCCCAAACGCATCATTCGGCAATCAGGAACTGGGGCCAGAGGAGTGATGCCTTAACCAGCTCACTCAGCCAAAGCCAACCTCAACAAATCAACAACACAGGCTTCCCAAGGCTGAGAAATGCCCTGCTGCAGCAGCCTTACTGGCCCTACACCAGCTCAACTCACCTGGAGAGGGCAGCACAGAGCGATGCCGCTTCAAAAACTGAGGAGGAAAAGACCAAGGGGTCAGAAGAAAGTAGCACCACGGATAAATCAGATGCTAATCTGCTTAATCTTTCCATGGAGGTAGATAACGAAAAAGAAGGGGTTTCTTCTATGTTACTGAAAAGTTTGGTTCGACACCAGTGTCCTTATTGCTCCTATGCAACGCTCTATCCAGAAGTTCTCTGGATCCACCAACGAATTGCACACAAAGTTGACAGCACTACGTTGGTGCCTAAGTGGGCTCCGAGAAATGGCCTCAAGGGGCCAAAATCCCTTCTTGATTTCAAGAGACGCACCGGGCCACCTCCGTTTCTGGAGGGTAAGGACTGCCCCTCTCTACCGCTGATAAGAACTTCCCGAACGAGTGCACCTGATTGCAGCCCTGGAGGGATGAAGAAATCAAAACCTCAGACAAGTAGCGTAGAGTCCAGCTCCTCGCAAAGCAAGAGCTGGCATGTGGCCACAGCACCGGGGGCATCATCTCACTCGTCCAAACACAAGACCAGCAAGTCCAGGACAGATGAGTTGGCAGGCAGTAAACACAAAACAGACGTCCATCAAAACAGTTCTTCACGGCCTACGGCAAGTCCTCAGAAGATTGGAAACCCAAAGACAGGAAGCAGAGTGATGGAGAGTAGTCTGCTACCTCAAGAGGGACTTCATTTTATGCTCTCTAGCAAACACAAACTCTCAGATCAGAGGAGCTCCAAAGCCTATGCTCCTCAGACCCCCAGCAGGTCCGATTCTCAAGCTCAGGATACACCGTCCGTGGCTGGCTATGACCACTGGAACAGACTTGGCTTGAGCGGCCCATCCTCGCACTCCCAGTCCAAGAGACAGTCGACGACCGACGGTCCAGAACCTGTGGCGGACATCCTGAGTTTCTTGAAGAACTGCAGTCCTCACGATATAGCTGCCCTCTACCACCACTGGGGCTTCAGCAACTCGATGGCAGAGCAAGCAG GGTTCGCGAGGTCAGGGTCTCAGCAGGGGGAGTATGTGTGTCCAGTGTGCAGGAAGAGCTTCAACCAGCCCAGCCATTACCGCACACATATGAGATCCCACACAG TGATGTTTGAGTCCAATGGACTCGTGGGAACTGGAGTCCATCCTCTACAGAAGCCCCCAAACAA GTGA
- the znf516 gene encoding zinc finger protein 516 isoform X1 produces MEVERPDVVEEESFSKGGQGNPDGKKSRGHTCELCGRSFPFLSSLSQHMRKHTGEKPYKCPHCEHRSAQKGSLKAHIRSHKLDGLSQSTGGEEEDVDEEGEKEGGVPEDQGGCSSPTESTSACNKVVSGEDATKTRKKAGKKDRTSGENGKQSVQCSLCRKRLSSQAELEQHIQELHKFFRCELCPYETLQEDQLQAHIEKVHPIEEESITKEVSLSEEADCVLGKGEFPCEQCDQVFTQAWFLKAHMKKHQNSLDHGCRICGRRFREAWFLRSHMKTHNTKVKPKSDSFLPATVNDVAQDESNLVNEVCLYELCAKCGNFFHNRKSLLLHEQVHRRVEQPPNNTLCNDKDISSVTKTGFLECLNLKPAGNGENPAEGTLGKRIPELDPVSSYQAWQLATRGRVVEVSEKSLGWEERLADADVAYDREKGEYVLLRQDKRKKSLDSTASIPTKKRRGAGTQGSNTDPQSNGERNSQVSTGERSPENLSDTEYRPTSRPSRKNSQKTSECLECGKGFRTQQQMVIHMLIRHGGLGETIGGNGLFRKAASSPSKAGESAGLFRDQKRTGFVGDTDKKPYTCEHCDFCTAEPSAIAAHAQTHHSAIRNWGQRSDALTSSLSQSQPQQINNTGFPRLRNALLQQPYWPYTSSTHLERAAQSDAASKTEEEKTKGSEESSTTDKSDANLLNLSMEVDNEKEGVSSMLLKSLVRHQCPYCSYATLYPEVLWIHQRIAHKVDSTTLVPKWAPRNGLKGPKSLLDFKRRTGPPPFLEGKDCPSLPLIRTSRTSAPDCSPGGMKKSKPQTSSVESSSSQSKSWHVATAPGASSHSSKHKTSKSRTDELAGSKHKTDVHQNSSSRPTASPQKIGNPKTGSRVMESSLLPQEGLHFMLSSKHKLSDQRSSKAYAPQTPSRSDSQAQDTPSVAGYDHWNRLGLSGPSSHSQSKRQSTTDGPEPVADILSFLKNCSPHDIAALYHHWGFSNSMAEQAGFARSGSQQGEYVCPVCRKSFNQPSHYRTHMRSHTGERPFQCRYCPYSASQKGNLKTHVQTVHRLAFDNAQYPDRRLRQAPTNEPTDPSGSH; encoded by the exons AGCTCCTTGTCCCAGCACATGAGAAAGCACACTGGGGAGAAACCATACAAGTGTCCTCACTGTGAGCACCGCTCAGCCCAGAAGGGTAGCCTGAAGGCCCACATTCGCAGCCACAAACTGGACGGCCTTAGCCAGAGCACTGGTGGTGAGGAGGAAGATGTGGACGAGGAAGGGGAAAAGGAAGGAGGGGTGCCAGAGGATCAAGGTGGTTGCTCCAGTCCGACCGAGAGTACCTCGGCCTGCAACAAGGTTGTGAGCGGTGAGGATGCAACCAAAACAAGGAAGAAAGCAGGGAAGAAGGACAGAACCTCTGGTGAGAATGGCAAGCAGTCAGTGCAGTGCTCTCTGTGCAGGAAGAGACTGTCCAGTCAGGCAGAGCTTGAACAGCATATACAGGAGCTCCACAAGTTCTTCCGATGTGAACTGTGCCCTTACGAAACCTTGCAAGAGGACCAACTGCAGGCTCACATTGAGAAGGTACATCCTATTGAAGAGGAATCTATCACCAAAGAAGTCTCTCTCAGCGAGGAAGCTGACTGTGTACTTGGTAAAGGCGAGTTCCCATGTGAACAGTGTGACCAGGTGTTTACCCAGGCCTGGTTTCTAAAAGCTCACATGAAAAAGCATCAGAACAGTCTGGATCATGGATGCCGGATATGTGGACGCCGCTTCCGTGAGGCCTGGTTCCTACGTAGCCACATGAAGACCCACAACACCAAGGTAAAACCAAAGAGTGACTCTTTCCTTCCAGCTACTGTCAACGATGTGGCGCAGGACGAGTCCAACTTGGTGAACGAGGTGTGTCTGTATGAACTCTGTGCCAAGTGTGGGAACTTCTTTCACAATCGCAAGAGCTTGCTATTGCACGAACAGGTCCACAGAAGAGTTGAGCAGCCTCCTAACAATACCTTGTGCAATGATAAGGACATCTCATCTGTCACCAAGACAGGCTTCTTGGAATGCCTAAACTTGAAACCAGCTGGAAATGGAGAGAACCCCGCTGAGGGAACTCTAGGGAAAAGAATCCCGGAGCTTGATCCAGTAAGTAGCTACCAGGCTTGGCAACTTGCCACCAGAGGCAGAGTGGTGGAGGTATCGGAGAAGAGCCTGGGTTGGGAAGAGAGGTTAGCCGATGCAGATGTAGCGTATGACAGGGAAAAGGGCGAGTATGTCTTGCTCAGGCAGGACAAGCGGAAGAAATCACTCGATTCAACGGCGAGTATCCCAACCAAGAAACGGAGAGGGGCTGGGACCCAAGGCTCCAATACAGATCCCCAGAGCAATGGAGAAAGGAACAGCCAAGTCTCGACAGGTGAGCGAAGCCCAGAGAATCTGAGTGACACTGAGTACCGCCCTACTTCTCGCCCTAGCCGTAAGAATTCCCAGAAAACCTCAGAGTGCTTGGAGTGCGGAAAGGGCTTCCGCACACAGCAACAGATGGTGATCCACATGCTCATCAGACATGGTGGCTTGGGTGAAACCATTGGTGGAAATGGACTGTTCCGTAAGGCAGCGTCCAGCCCATCTAAAGCAGGCGAATCAGCAGGACTCTTCAGGGATCAAAAAAGGACAGGGTTCGTTGGGGACACAG ATAAAAAGCCATACACCTGTGAGCACTGTGACTTTTGCACCGCAGAGCCCTCGGCCATCGCTGCCCATGCCCAAACGCATCATTCGGCAATCAGGAACTGGGGCCAGAGGAGTGATGCCTTAACCAGCTCACTCAGCCAAAGCCAACCTCAACAAATCAACAACACAGGCTTCCCAAGGCTGAGAAATGCCCTGCTGCAGCAGCCTTACTGGCCCTACACCAGCTCAACTCACCTGGAGAGGGCAGCACAGAGCGATGCCGCTTCAAAAACTGAGGAGGAAAAGACCAAGGGGTCAGAAGAAAGTAGCACCACGGATAAATCAGATGCTAATCTGCTTAATCTTTCCATGGAGGTAGATAACGAAAAAGAAGGGGTTTCTTCTATGTTACTGAAAAGTTTGGTTCGACACCAGTGTCCTTATTGCTCCTATGCAACGCTCTATCCAGAAGTTCTCTGGATCCACCAACGAATTGCACACAAAGTTGACAGCACTACGTTGGTGCCTAAGTGGGCTCCGAGAAATGGCCTCAAGGGGCCAAAATCCCTTCTTGATTTCAAGAGACGCACCGGGCCACCTCCGTTTCTGGAGGGTAAGGACTGCCCCTCTCTACCGCTGATAAGAACTTCCCGAACGAGTGCACCTGATTGCAGCCCTGGAGGGATGAAGAAATCAAAACCTCAGACAAGTAGCGTAGAGTCCAGCTCCTCGCAAAGCAAGAGCTGGCATGTGGCCACAGCACCGGGGGCATCATCTCACTCGTCCAAACACAAGACCAGCAAGTCCAGGACAGATGAGTTGGCAGGCAGTAAACACAAAACAGACGTCCATCAAAACAGTTCTTCACGGCCTACGGCAAGTCCTCAGAAGATTGGAAACCCAAAGACAGGAAGCAGAGTGATGGAGAGTAGTCTGCTACCTCAAGAGGGACTTCATTTTATGCTCTCTAGCAAACACAAACTCTCAGATCAGAGGAGCTCCAAAGCCTATGCTCCTCAGACCCCCAGCAGGTCCGATTCTCAAGCTCAGGATACACCGTCCGTGGCTGGCTATGACCACTGGAACAGACTTGGCTTGAGCGGCCCATCCTCGCACTCCCAGTCCAAGAGACAGTCGACGACCGACGGTCCAGAACCTGTGGCGGACATCCTGAGTTTCTTGAAGAACTGCAGTCCTCACGATATAGCTGCCCTCTACCACCACTGGGGCTTCAGCAACTCGATGGCAGAGCAAGCAG GGTTCGCGAGGTCAGGGTCTCAGCAGGGGGAGTATGTGTGTCCAGTGTGCAGGAAGAGCTTCAACCAGCCCAGCCATTACCGCACACATATGAGATCCCACACAG GTGAGCGACCTTTCCAGTGCCGATACTGTCCTTACAGCGCCTCGCAGAAAGGTAACCTGAAGACCCATGTCCAGACCGTGCACCGTCTAGCCTTCGACAACGCGCAGTACCCGGACAGGAGACTTCGCCAAGCCCCTACCAATGAACCCACGGACCCTTCCGGATCTCACTGA